From the genome of Wolbachia endosymbiont (group B) of Parapoynx stratiotata, one region includes:
- a CDS encoding ankyrin repeat domain-containing protein, with amino-acid sequence MNETVKQLIKNTQPSLKYFTEPSSKLDEKKFKEILYKHLSLQNHEFGAHKEKIDQIVRESYQDYYDTCELVSKGMYYVYRIYYCEENGKLVARTLKYLAQNKLKLSKYTEICYLQEEGQLKLVREFESPQSYQKFQRTGGDLGLVICRFQFDNNHIKLLSPEKYDMPRFTGGSITAAISDNTQLMMDISNSNSKRIGYLINQTKNINKYNLRYGNNPILLSIAKGYNHANTEHKGPQPSLQQKNIINKLLEREDLDINCIHLGNGMTPLHIACLRGDSSELIQKLLDKGADLNAVDYYGNKPNDLLSYSYEKVQIIIQNMTGNYKFGGKEHSYIKLREDQSYTATLPTREERESNIQEIRKILSKNRSREKEQSSTNSSTIGKPLATKINSLQIEAKNSVER; translated from the coding sequence ATGAATGAAACCGTGAAACAGCTCATAAAAAATACTCAACCTTCATTAAAATACTTTACAGAACCGTCATCAAAGCTAGATGAAAAGAAGTTTAAAGAAATATTGTATAAACATCTTTCGTTGCAAAATCATGAATTTGGTGCACATAAAGAAAAAATTGATCAGATTGTTAGAGAAAGTTACCAAGATTACTATGATACGTGTGAATTAGTAAGCAAGGGAATGTACTATGTGTACAGAATATACTATTGTGAAGAGAATGGGAAACTTGTGGCCCGTACCCTCAAATATCTTGCACAGAATAAACTAAAACTTAGCAAGTACACAGAGATTTGCTATTTACAGGAGGAAGGGCAACTTAAGCTTGTTAGAGAGTTTGAATCTCCTCAAAGTTATCAAAAATTTCAGAGAACTGGCGGAGATCTTGGATTAGTAATATGTCGCTTTCAGTTCGATAATAACCATATTAAATTGTTATCTCCAGAAAAATATGATATGCCTCGCTTTACTGGTGGTAGTATTACAGCTGCTATAAGTGACAATACTCAGCTTATGATGGATATATCAAATTCAAACAGCAAAAGAATTGGATATCTCATTAATCAAACCAAAAACATTAATAAGTATAACCTACGATATGGAAATAATCCTATTCTTCTTTCTATAGCCAAAGGCTACAATCATGCCAACACTGAACATAAAGGCCCTCAACCCTCATTACAACAAAAAAACATTATAAATAAATTACTAGAAAGAGAAGATCTTGATATAAATTGTATTCATCTCGGTAACGGTATGACACCTTTACATATAGCATGCCTGAGGGGCGACTCTTCCGAGCTAATACAAAAATTATTGGATAAAGGAGCTGATTTAAACGCTGTTGATTATTACGGAAACAAGCCTAATGATCTGCTTAGTTATAGTTATGAAAAGGTCCAGATAATTATACAAAATATGACTGGAAATTATAAATTTGGTGGTAAAGAGCATTCTTATATAAAGCTGCGTGAAGATCAGTCTTATACTGCAACATTACCGACTCGAGAAGAAAGAGAGAGCAATATTCAAGAAATAAGAAAGATACTGTCCAAAAATAGGTCACGAGAGAAAGAACAGTCATCCACAAATTCCAGCACAATAGGTAAACCTTTAGCAACAAAAATAAATAGTTTACAAATTGAAGCTAAAAACTCCGTAGAAAGATAG
- the ruvC gene encoding crossover junction endodeoxyribonuclease RuvC: MIKIIGLDPGMSKTGWAIIRLEEKNNIKFLGGGTISTDGKLGVGERLHIIFEQLKKVIFLYSPNEAAVEKIFINKNPKSSLTLGYARAIAILILRMTDLPMNEYDANYIKKSITGNGHADKGQIIFMVKQIVKSSNIKCHHTADALATAICHAYTKNFCFMGIGS, from the coding sequence GTGATTAAAATAATAGGCCTAGATCCAGGGATGAGTAAGACTGGTTGGGCCATTATTAGACTGGAAGAAAAGAATAATATTAAATTTTTGGGTGGCGGTACCATATCAACTGATGGTAAATTGGGTGTAGGTGAACGTCTACATATAATTTTTGAACAATTAAAGAAAGTAATTTTCCTATACTCTCCAAATGAAGCTGCTGTGGAAAAAATTTTTATTAATAAGAATCCAAAATCTTCGCTAACTTTAGGATATGCAAGAGCAATTGCAATTTTAATATTACGAATGACGGATTTACCCATGAATGAATATGATGCAAACTATATAAAAAAGAGCATTACTGGAAATGGTCATGCTGATAAGGGTCAGATTATATTTATGGTCAAGCAAATAGTTAAAAGCTCAAATATAAAATGTCACCATACTGCTGATGCTCTTGCTACAGCAATTTGTCATGCTTATACGAAAAATTTTTGTTTTATGGGAATTGGTAGTTAA
- a CDS encoding cytochrome c oxidase subunit 3: protein MKSKEHDFHLVDPSPWPIAISAAILVLALGLVGTLHKQISGIFGLVLGISAVSGVLFYWWRDVIREAIYDKCHTAIVKHGLKLAMYLFILSEVVFFIAFFCSFFKAWLDPVFLFEAFSPTKKVEWPPEGILPPDPWSLPFMNTLILLLSGTTITSAHHFLLENDKKSMIKMLSITILLGMFFIIVQAIEYHEASFSLRETGEKLIYTSNFYMITGFHCVHVIIGIIFLSVCLFRARKGQFTPQDHLCFEFASWYWHFVDLVWIFLFLFIYWLSLY from the coding sequence ATGAAAAGTAAAGAACATGATTTTCATTTAGTGGACCCAAGTCCCTGGCCAATTGCTATATCAGCAGCAATTCTTGTTCTTGCACTTGGATTAGTTGGTACACTCCATAAACAAATTTCTGGAATATTTGGTTTAGTTTTGGGAATCTCTGCGGTATCAGGAGTGCTGTTTTATTGGTGGAGAGATGTAATAAGAGAAGCAATTTATGATAAATGCCATACTGCCATTGTAAAACATGGACTCAAGCTTGCAATGTACTTATTTATCCTCTCGGAAGTTGTGTTTTTTATAGCGTTCTTTTGTTCATTCTTTAAAGCCTGGCTTGATCCGGTTTTTTTATTTGAAGCGTTTTCTCCTACAAAAAAAGTTGAATGGCCCCCTGAAGGGATTTTACCACCGGATCCGTGGTCGTTACCATTTATGAATACACTAATATTATTGCTTTCTGGTACAACAATTACTTCAGCACATCATTTTTTACTTGAAAATGATAAAAAAAGCATGATTAAAATGCTGTCTATAACTATATTGCTTGGGATGTTCTTTATAATAGTGCAAGCAATCGAATATCATGAAGCAAGTTTTTCTTTGCGAGAAACAGGAGAAAAACTTATTTATACATCTAACTTTTACATGATTACTGGGTTTCATTGTGTGCATGTTATAATAGGAATAATATTTTTGTCAGTATGCTTATTTAGAGCTCGAAAAGGTCAATTTACACCTCAAGATCACTTATGCTTTGAGTTTGCTTCTTGGTATTGGCACTTTGTCGATCTAGTATGGATATTTTTATTTCTGTTTATTTATTGGTTAAGCCTTTATTAA
- a CDS encoding TenA family protein, whose protein sequence is MFSGIIKSYYGSNLLKDIIEHPFNVELANNTLNIENFKFYIQQDAFFLADYVRTVLMIASKMESCNNIVPFIEVAKGVVEIMKVLYNHYFAVYSINRGEKSLECFNFTNFLLSTSYSNVYEAVTVLYSCHFIYKVVVNSMRNKIKKNNRYKDWLDFFGSSLMESGCVALEGIVDEYCNKVRESERTRMLELFKITAQFELDFWNSAYNFSRFNQFPKKY, encoded by the coding sequence ATGTTCAGTGGTATAATTAAGAGCTATTATGGGTCAAATCTTTTAAAGGATATTATTGAGCATCCTTTCAATGTTGAATTAGCAAATAATACTTTAAATATAGAAAACTTCAAATTTTATATACAACAAGATGCATTCTTTTTAGCTGATTATGTTCGTACTGTTTTAATGATTGCATCAAAAATGGAGAGTTGTAACAACATTGTTCCATTTATTGAGGTGGCTAAAGGGGTAGTAGAGATTATGAAAGTGTTATACAACCACTACTTTGCTGTGTATTCCATAAATCGTGGAGAAAAGTCGCTTGAGTGTTTCAATTTTACTAACTTTCTTTTGTCTACTTCATATAGTAACGTTTATGAAGCTGTAACAGTTCTCTACTCTTGCCATTTTATATATAAAGTTGTTGTTAATAGTATGAGAAATAAAATTAAAAAAAATAATAGGTATAAGGATTGGCTTGATTTTTTTGGCAGTAGCTTGATGGAATCTGGATGTGTTGCTTTGGAAGGTATTGTTGACGAGTATTGTAACAAAGTAAGGGAAAGTGAAAGGACCAGAATGCTTGAATTATTTAAAATAACTGCACAATTTGAGTTAGACTTTTGGAACAGCGCATATAATTTTTCAAGATTTAATCAATTTCCTAAGAAATATTGA
- a CDS encoding TenA family protein, producing the protein MSDKPKEEFYDIAIKESSGLIEKIKGHPFNVELMNNTLDYEKFKFYLQQDFLYLVDCTRALLIIAAKVHDIEIMSSLINVARGTFDVRRQYKEHFGDCDLSDNHKKSRSCSAFTDFFMRAAYHSSVAEALSASYPCFNIYQIILHNMMSELTLDEVKNSKYEGWVNIYNSKAMNAAIDEFTNVTNKFYKKAGDCEKRRMHEFFKRGLELEIMFWDEMYSLA; encoded by the coding sequence ATGTCCGACAAACCAAAAGAAGAATTTTATGATATTGCTATAAAAGAATCATCTGGTCTTATTGAAAAAATAAAAGGACATCCTTTCAATGTTGAGTTGATGAATAATACGCTAGATTATGAAAAGTTCAAATTTTATCTTCAGCAGGATTTTTTATATTTAGTGGACTGTACTCGTGCTTTATTGATTATTGCAGCTAAAGTTCATGACATTGAAATAATGAGCAGCTTAATAAATGTGGCAAGAGGAACATTTGATGTTCGGAGGCAATATAAAGAACATTTTGGAGATTGTGATTTATCTGATAATCACAAAAAATCAAGATCCTGTTCTGCCTTTACTGACTTTTTCATGCGCGCTGCATATCACAGTTCTGTTGCTGAAGCTTTATCAGCATCTTACCCTTGCTTTAACATATACCAAATCATTCTACATAATATGATGAGTGAGCTAACACTCGATGAGGTTAAAAATAGCAAGTACGAAGGATGGGTCAATATTTACAATAGCAAAGCAATGAATGCTGCAATTGATGAGTTTACTAATGTTACGAATAAATTTTATAAGAAAGCTGGAGATTGTGAAAAAAGAAGGATGCATGAGTTTTTTAAGAGAGGTCTAGAGCTAGAAATAATGTTTTGGGATGAGATGTATTCTCTAGCATAG